From Nissabacter sp. SGAir0207, a single genomic window includes:
- a CDS encoding lysis protein has translation MIGLLLLSTAGASMVFDRFVMKRSKITGLRVGEHKVEKGYLRIPFFFDTKFNRLKGATIEYTLRDAQFPTTVITGGRRTLEHSRAGSNCEYLDVATSKISTNGAWIVHVKIVHGDSFYNPLYRIFPWT, from the coding sequence ATGATCGGTTTGCTTTTACTCTCCACTGCCGGGGCTTCGATGGTTTTCGATCGCTTTGTCATGAAACGGTCGAAAATCACCGGCCTGCGCGTGGGTGAACATAAGGTTGAAAAGGGGTATCTGCGGATCCCTTTCTTCTTCGACACCAAATTTAACCGCCTGAAGGGCGCGACCATCGAGTACACGTTACGTGATGCGCAGTTCCCGACCACGGTGATCACCGGCGGCCGCCGGACACTGGAGCACTCCCGCGCCGGCTCCAACTGCGAGTATCTGGATGTGGCAACCAGTAAAATCAGTACGAATGGTGCCTGGATCGTGCACGTGAAAATTGTGCATGGCGACTCCTTCTATAACCCGCTCTACCGCATTTTCCCCTGGACATGA
- a CDS encoding tail fiber protein, whose amino-acid sequence MSDSAIVTAKSFPQPETLTLISDVQFREPYSSAAINRKLRGIIGAGIYQGFTPSAGRGLKLLISSGAEGGTCSFNIGAYYQLTVRQQADVTLTLTAGASWVVALQATYAIGTETSQVNSGSTIQAAEIVILKAGTALAGNQLELCKVTIPAGATQITQAMIDQSGRVMQTLGIELSSAIDSSNETVAANSLAVKNAIAKVNSDISASVTTKALAVNGDMTGVNATLTGSMLTNYRIGLVRSDGYNPYITFARTDSVDGLAPTADMLVQGIYAKTSSTSNDFNAGRSLSAITTYHTTSGGGRMYLQARNASNAIAAQLVINGDTATGTFTGALKAEGTLSVAGALSAAGDVSASKALTVAGVTTLAGSVNVTNGLSVMGDNIAMVLRPATADTGYYIRGKKYDGTSHWYFGQAANSTDAVQWGNSLGGSAIALGAGGAITMTGAVSVSSALSASSDITGSGALTLTGAAVLGSTLKVSGATTLSNTLTVVSEAAFGGGLNLGGTYTGGDYGKSTGIYGGADGASTTANNMLLKSWYGIGFYNTSSAGTPGITAYINTRTGYFYTTGSIGAAGSLAVTGTTTLSNWLKVTGATTLSSTLAVTGAVSAGGDITASGSLILTGAATMGSSLNVTGALSGTDATFTQSVVANYRMGVIRNGGLPYTTYARSDLPDGTLPTADTQVMAIQAKTGSTNTNFDAGRILGLFSTFYTTLGGGRNVIQARNSLSAVTSQLTMDGDQGTLSVVGAVSTNSTLTVAGKTALNGGMNVAGGTVMQADNGILYLKPATLDKAYYIQAQKGDGTRHWFLGQSVDSSDVVVLSSYLTTASVQLFDNTVKLTAATARTSAALSTTTALSVGTALTVSGTALLAGSSTVVGGTLSVTGSATMAGPLYLNSWARIKERPTAAQIDAQGMYLSWNYVDGYGRASFLNQRGGGEGDMTSSMAAVATIRN is encoded by the coding sequence ATGAGTGATTCCGCGATCGTCACTGCAAAAAGTTTTCCGCAGCCCGAGACGCTTACGCTGATTTCTGATGTGCAGTTCCGGGAGCCGTACAGCTCGGCGGCCATCAACCGCAAGTTGCGCGGCATCATCGGGGCGGGGATCTACCAGGGCTTTACACCCTCGGCAGGCCGGGGTCTCAAGCTACTGATCAGTTCTGGCGCAGAGGGTGGCACCTGCTCATTCAACATCGGGGCATATTACCAGCTGACCGTGCGCCAACAGGCAGACGTGACGTTGACCCTTACCGCTGGTGCCAGCTGGGTAGTGGCGCTTCAGGCCACTTATGCCATCGGCACCGAAACGAGCCAGGTCAACAGTGGCTCGACCATTCAGGCGGCTGAGATAGTGATCTTGAAAGCCGGCACCGCGCTGGCCGGCAACCAATTGGAGCTGTGCAAGGTCACTATCCCCGCCGGAGCCACGCAGATCACCCAGGCCATGATCGATCAGTCCGGCCGGGTCATGCAAACCCTTGGTATTGAGCTGAGTTCGGCTATCGATAGCAGCAACGAAACCGTGGCCGCCAACTCCCTGGCAGTGAAGAACGCCATTGCCAAGGTCAATAGCGATATTTCCGCCTCAGTCACCACCAAAGCTTTGGCCGTGAACGGTGATATGACCGGAGTTAACGCTACGTTGACTGGCTCAATGCTGACAAATTACCGAATTGGCCTTGTGCGCAGTGATGGCTATAACCCATATATCACTTTCGCACGTACAGATTCGGTTGATGGGCTGGCACCTACGGCCGATATGTTAGTGCAGGGCATTTATGCTAAAACCAGTTCAACCTCTAACGATTTCAACGCGGGGCGCTCTCTTTCTGCCATCACCACGTATCACACAACTTCCGGTGGCGGTCGAATGTACTTGCAGGCGCGCAATGCCAGTAATGCCATCGCAGCGCAACTCGTTATCAATGGAGATACCGCCACCGGCACTTTCACAGGCGCACTGAAAGCTGAAGGCACACTATCAGTAGCTGGCGCATTGAGCGCGGCAGGGGATGTTTCCGCCTCCAAGGCATTGACGGTTGCCGGTGTAACCACCCTTGCCGGGAGTGTCAATGTCACCAATGGCCTGTCCGTCATGGGCGACAATATCGCTATGGTTCTTCGACCTGCCACTGCTGACACGGGCTATTACATCCGGGGGAAAAAATACGACGGGACGAGCCACTGGTATTTCGGCCAGGCGGCGAACAGCACAGATGCAGTCCAGTGGGGTAACTCCCTGGGCGGCAGTGCGATTGCCCTGGGGGCAGGTGGGGCGATCACGATGACCGGCGCGGTGTCTGTCAGCAGCGCCTTGAGCGCCAGCAGCGATATTACCGGCTCCGGGGCGCTGACCCTGACCGGTGCCGCAGTCCTGGGCAGTACGCTCAAAGTGAGCGGCGCAACCACCTTATCCAATACGTTAACTGTGGTTTCCGAGGCCGCATTTGGCGGCGGCCTGAATTTGGGTGGCACCTACACCGGTGGGGATTACGGCAAATCGACAGGCATCTATGGTGGCGCAGATGGGGCTTCAACCACCGCAAACAACATGCTGCTCAAGTCCTGGTATGGGATTGGGTTCTATAACACCAGCTCTGCTGGCACTCCCGGCATCACTGCCTACATCAACACGCGAACTGGTTATTTCTATACCACGGGTTCGATTGGCGCAGCAGGTTCATTAGCCGTAACTGGCACCACGACGCTTTCAAACTGGCTTAAGGTTACCGGTGCGACCACGCTTTCCAGCACCCTGGCCGTGACCGGTGCCGTGAGTGCAGGAGGTGACATTACCGCTTCCGGATCGCTGATCCTGACTGGCGCAGCTACGATGGGCAGCTCCCTGAATGTCACTGGCGCACTGAGCGGAACGGATGCCACGTTTACTCAATCAGTGGTCGCCAATTACCGCATGGGCGTTATCCGCAACGGTGGATTGCCTTACACAACCTACGCACGCAGTGATCTGCCTGATGGTACGTTGCCGACCGCAGATACTCAGGTGATGGCAATCCAGGCCAAGACTGGCTCTACCAACACTAACTTTGATGCAGGTCGGATCCTTGGGTTATTTTCAACGTTCTACACCACCCTGGGCGGTGGGCGGAATGTCATCCAGGCACGTAATAGCTTGAGCGCCGTAACGTCTCAGCTGACTATGGACGGTGACCAGGGCACGCTCTCGGTTGTAGGTGCTGTCAGCACTAATAGCACGCTCACTGTAGCAGGCAAAACCGCGCTTAACGGTGGCATGAACGTGGCTGGCGGTACAGTTATGCAGGCAGATAACGGCATCCTGTACCTCAAGCCAGCCACATTGGATAAGGCCTACTATATCCAGGCGCAGAAAGGCGATGGCACCCGGCACTGGTTCCTGGGGCAATCGGTAGATAGCAGTGATGTCGTCGTATTGAGCAGCTACCTGACCACCGCAAGTGTCCAGCTTTTCGACAATACCGTGAAGCTGACAGCTGCGACCGCAAGAACCAGCGCAGCGCTATCAACCACTACAGCATTAAGCGTGGGGACGGCGCTCACGGTAAGCGGAACGGCTCTTCTGGCCGGTTCCAGTACGGTTGTAGGTGGCACCCTGTCCGTTACAGGCTCCGCCACAATGGCCGGACCCCTTTATCTCAACAGCTGGGCACGTATCAAAGAACGGCCGACTGCTGCTCAAATTGATGCCCAGGGCATGTACCTCAGTTGGAACTATGTGGATGGTTATGGCCGGGCATCGTTCCTGAACCAGCGGGGCGGAGGTGAGGGGGATATGACTTCTTCAATGGCAGCAGTGGCGACGATCAGGAATTGA
- a CDS encoding holin, which yields MLHTTEFVPIAIAVGLSFLSGIGVFLMGIREERIKGSFLDFLTETSIAITAGLMAFYIGRHQQFDESIIYFSVLLTSNNGNEVIHIAKRLNSEAIGKVLTQLFSKGGR from the coding sequence GTGCTGCATACCACCGAATTTGTGCCGATTGCCATCGCCGTAGGCCTGTCTTTTCTGAGTGGTATTGGTGTGTTCCTCATGGGGATCAGAGAAGAACGGATTAAAGGGAGTTTTCTGGACTTCTTAACCGAAACGTCGATCGCCATCACCGCTGGGCTGATGGCTTTCTACATCGGGCGGCATCAGCAATTTGATGAATCCATCATCTACTTTTCCGTGCTGCTTACCAGCAACAACGGGAACGAGGTGATCCATATCGCCAAGCGCCTCAACAGTGAGGCCATTGGCAAAGTATTAACACAGCTCTTTAGCAAGGGGGGCAGATGA
- a CDS encoding glycoside hydrolase family 104 protein, giving the protein MTANLTAFMKMLRFSEGTLHHPLTTNGGYDVIVTGIDGKPEVFTDYTDHPFASGRTGKVFNRNGQRSTASGAYQQLYRWWPAYKKQLGLKDFSAASQDLLCIQLLKERSALADIEAGRITSAVKKCANIWASLPGAGYGQHENDLNRLLKAYQDFGGKLTG; this is encoded by the coding sequence ATGACTGCAAACCTCACAGCATTCATGAAGATGCTGCGCTTTTCTGAAGGCACCCTTCACCATCCCCTGACCACCAACGGCGGCTATGATGTCATTGTGACCGGCATCGACGGTAAGCCAGAGGTATTCACCGACTACACCGATCACCCCTTTGCCAGTGGCAGAACGGGGAAGGTTTTCAACCGCAATGGGCAGCGCTCCACGGCGTCAGGTGCTTACCAGCAGCTTTATCGCTGGTGGCCAGCCTACAAAAAGCAGCTCGGCCTGAAGGATTTCAGTGCGGCCAGCCAGGATCTGCTGTGCATTCAGCTCCTAAAGGAGCGATCGGCACTGGCTGATATCGAAGCCGGCCGTATCACGTCAGCTGTCAAGAAGTGCGCCAATATCTGGGCAAGCCTGCCAGGTGCCGGCTATGGCCAGCATGAGAACGACCTCAATCGCCTCCTGAAGGCCTATCAGGACTTTGGCGGCAAGCTTACCGGCTGA
- a CDS encoding tail fiber assembly protein — MKNYEKFTSYKPTVITYTAADNPTAEQLQAAKQKQRLVEIGVAFACTEDGQDWYEVQKTFASDTMKVMYEPDTGVIRSYGMDVSGFWPLGFSIAEVSADAVPDGLTLDGSWVYANGTISARIYTTADLVGQAEATRNKLLANANSTISLWQTELALGTITDDDKALLVQWITYIKALKALDLSDAPNIVWPTV; from the coding sequence ATGAAAAACTACGAGAAATTTACAAGCTATAAGCCAACGGTGATCACTTATACCGCCGCAGACAATCCCACGGCCGAGCAGCTCCAGGCCGCCAAGCAGAAGCAACGGCTGGTAGAAATCGGGGTGGCCTTTGCCTGCACTGAGGATGGCCAGGATTGGTATGAGGTACAAAAGACCTTCGCCAGTGACACAATGAAGGTGATGTACGAGCCTGATACCGGCGTTATCCGCTCTTATGGCATGGATGTCTCCGGGTTCTGGCCTCTCGGTTTTAGCATTGCTGAGGTGAGTGCGGACGCTGTGCCTGACGGCCTGACCCTGGATGGCTCCTGGGTGTATGCCAACGGGACTATCTCTGCGCGGATCTACACCACTGCGGATCTGGTAGGGCAGGCTGAGGCCACGCGCAATAAATTGCTGGCCAACGCCAACTCTACAATCAGCCTGTGGCAGACCGAGCTTGCGCTTGGCACCATCACTGACGATGACAAGGCGCTGCTGGTGCAGTGGATCACCTACATCAAGGCATTGAAGGCACTGGATCTTAGTGACGCGCCAAATATTGTCTGGCCTACGGTATAG
- a CDS encoding odaE, whose translation MPNSHSLHSSNGQKYAQLDFAQVTEKGLKPLIDALTKQGVTVENVEASNRATKKDGVGVKQAVLRFQDQQQVTVQVNDSGDLVGFKLNGKSIGVQHADTITKVASSLAGAVKQNSQKFTDGLAKKAAKVVDTSNTRPAVKSNVQRLKEAKTRRDALSSSVSEMSSTNTRLQSQVSSLTQGIEAQKTRLSTAQGVTVQLKEQLKALEASNAA comes from the coding sequence ATGCCTAACTCCCATAGCCTCCATTCCAGCAATGGCCAGAAGTATGCCCAGCTCGACTTTGCCCAGGTGACCGAGAAGGGGTTAAAGCCGCTCATCGACGCCCTGACCAAGCAGGGCGTGACCGTTGAGAACGTTGAAGCCAGCAACCGCGCCACCAAAAAAGACGGGGTAGGCGTCAAACAGGCAGTGCTACGCTTCCAGGATCAGCAGCAAGTCACCGTGCAGGTGAACGACTCCGGCGACCTGGTGGGCTTCAAGCTCAACGGGAAATCCATCGGGGTGCAACACGCGGATACCATCACCAAGGTGGCCAGCTCCCTGGCCGGCGCGGTGAAACAAAACTCCCAAAAGTTCACGGATGGCCTGGCCAAGAAGGCCGCTAAGGTGGTGGACACTTCCAACACTCGCCCGGCCGTGAAATCCAACGTGCAGCGCCTCAAAGAGGCCAAGACGCGCCGTGATGCCCTGTCCAGCAGCGTCAGTGAGATGTCCAGCACCAATACCCGCCTGCAATCACAGGTTTCCTCTCTGACCCAAGGCATTGAGGCGCAGAAAACGCGCCTGAGTACCGCGCAAGGGGTGACCGTGCAACTGAAAGAGCAACTTAAAGCCCTGGAGGCCAGCAATGCTGCCTGA